From the Populus nigra chromosome 13, ddPopNigr1.1, whole genome shotgun sequence genome, the window tgtaataatatattatttatagtaCATTATTTTTGGTACCATTAAAATTTAGGATTATTATTCATTGAGTAGCTTATACATAAAATTCTCAATATCTACCAATTCAagtttgtaatgaaaaaaaaattatgacttgTATATTAAGAAAATGAAGTCATAGTACTTAGgcttaacttttctttcttgtatgtcctttttttcataagaaattaaaaaatatacattttaataattatttttaattttagaaaaaaatttattaaggtcatgaaagaatttttatttcaatttcaattttttttttaactaatttcagGGTGTTTTGAGTTGAGAAATTGGTTTACTGAGGttttaaaactgttttttaGAATCcatcacaaataattttatttatttatttatttggtgaCTTTCATGTGAGGGtttaaaaactagttttaaaatattattaaactcaaccaGATCCATGACAAGTGACATAAAAATTTGACAAGTCAACCTGAATTTCTTTAATCGATACAAGATGTCGttgtcttaatattaaaaaaacaattgcaccTTGAGTTTTTAAGTTAACCCGGTTTTGATTGGATTGTTTGAGTCGTCTTTAGACCCATTAAGTTTACCAAATCACATAGAGTTACTCCTCACaaggtttaatttaaaatttaaaagaggtAAAGAGTTGAGTTGAGAGGTTTCTAGATTAACATGCTGGATTGAGTTCAATGACACCGCAAAAGAGTTTCCCATGATGATGCACGAGTGTTGAATcgttcaaattttttaataaactcacatcaaaattatcatattgttatttttaaaaaaattattgttaaaaagttGTTAATGCAAGTTCTGATAATACAAAGACAAAGATCTTGAGCTCGAGCTCAATTAAAATGCTGCATGTTAATAAATGTTAAATagagttttgattaaaaacaaaatccctgatgttgaatttataataataaaaaaaaaattgctaacaAAAAACACgataacaacattaaaaaaattctcttttatATTCAAATACTTCTTGATTTGACCCACATTGAAGAGCATGCCAATCAATAATCTAGTATTTAACTATatgtcaaaaatcaaaatttatttttctattatgtttgagaaaataatgaaagccttttattttaaataatgaatataatatgtgttataattaataaaataaactataaattaaatcatagttaaaccaaaaatttattaatttaatatttttaaaacctaatacacttttaaaatataaataaaatattttaaaagaaggtACTCGACAAAAGATTCTGGAAGTTCatggattattgttttaatgGATACTGACTTGAATTTTGGGTACCATTCCTGAATCTGGCAACAATTCACATCTTCTTCCTTCACTGTCCCTGGTTTAATTGCTTCTCCTGCTATCTGGTATAGAACAAGATATGCACATATGATTAGCaactatcatatatatatatatatatatatatatatatatatatatatatatatatattatttcatcataTATTCTGTTCTTTCAACTCAATCTACTAATAGATGGGATTACTTGACTCTTACAAGGTCACTTCTGAAGAAAATGATGTGATCAACCACCAGTTCATGGTTGTGTTCCCACATAAATCATGCAACAATTCTCCTTTTGTTGTGTTTCCATTCCATAAAcgataaaatcatgttaaacTAAAATTCTTTGCGTATCCCTTGTCGAAGCCTTCACTATGGCACCTAACATAAACAAGCAGCTCACATGTAGCAAAAATATAGGAGCCAAGGAACTAATCTCATATAAAACTCAGAATCTACAGAAGAATGAACGTTAAAAAACTAGACCTAACAGTTAGCAGCATGTGCGCTCATGACAAGGAGAAAAGATTTCCATacaaaaattactaaatttGGTCCCAACCTTTTTTACAGGTTGCATATATTGAAATATCCATCATCAACGTATCTTGGAATTCTCAGGCTCCAGCAATAAAAACTTATATCCACAGAAGCTATTCAACTGCATACCGTTTTCAATCCAAAAATACAGGAAAAATCACAATACTTCGAGAGCTGATATACGCGGATTTGACACTCCTAGAGGACATGTAATAGGTGTTATTACCAACCTGACATTTCCCAGCATATGTACTACTAAGAGTCACCAATTCAATTGGCAGTTCAAAGGATTCAAGAAACATATTATAGCAACATCCTGAAAACTGCTTGAAGCAATTCCTTATGACCTGATAGATAGATTCTAACAAAGTGCTAGTATTGGACTTGAATCAATAACAGGTATCATCATGAAGTGAATGCCAACTAAACTATAATGCAGACACCATAAACATCTCAATGTAAGTTTCATGCATCAACAGTGCAAGAACTCAATACCAAAACACAACAGATATTTCAGTAATCCCATCAAGATTTTTTCTACAATTTCTACACTTTAAAGCACACAATCATTTTCTGTGGGAAACATTCATATAACCAAGATGATACTCCAGCCATGACTTACCAACACTAAATATCTTTGCTTGTTCATAGAAGAATTAGCCAGAAAATGAATAGCCCACATGAGAGAAACATCAAACCTGAAAGCATAAAATCCTGATAAAACCTAAGCATGTTGTAGAAATCTGCAAGACTCGAACTTTACACAAACATGTTGAAATTCAACAAGCAAAATCTGTCTTAAATAGAAAACCCAGAAGAGTTACAGTGATTCTCGTTCTTACTTGTGTATAACGTTGTGATTTTGGAGAAACTGAGGTGAGGAAGAGAGTTTTGCGTGGCGAAAGGCTAGTGCTTTATTAGTTTTTCAGCTGGAGCTGTGATTTTTTACAGCAGAAGAAAGGCGGGGATTTTAGCCGGTGGTAGTGTTGGGAATTGAGAGTAATTATCAAGGATAAAATAGGAAACCAGGTAGCGAAGTCGTAAGCGACATGCCGTTTATATCAACTGAAGTGACCTACATGTAGTTCCCTGTTAGTTTAAATTGCTTTTCTGTAAACTACATGTCATTCATTCAAAATTTGCTTACAGCCTCTCCCAGTCTAAGTCATTTCTCTCCTcatataatactatttttttctaatctatatttttctttacaatttcaatttcatcatatttttcagggtttagatttattttagattggattttataattttttcaatttattttttataaggttatttcaTACTCATAACCATGACCATATGTTTGactaattaacttgattttttttattttttttattgaattttttttttaattttatctttcaatattagatcgattggaaattagacttcattatttgttttggtcTGATTTCTAACTCATCTTATGACTCGAGTCACGAGTTTAACGAGTTAATctttgaagttaatttcattTGGTAGGATGACTCTTCTTAATACTGTAACATGGACAATATCCAGTGTAACAAATCTCTGCTTTTACATCaaacaattatattattatagaaAACTCTAAATGACGTAGAAAAACTATTGTGCATGTCCATTATAGACCAAGACACAATCTACTGTGGACTGTAGATTTTCTCATTTCTGAAGGCTTAGagtggggttttttttcttttcacaaaaAGTAACATTACCATCTTGCcttatgattgaaaaaaaaaagagtctttGATTTAAGGATATTTGGTCTTTTTTCTATGCttattagtaattaaaaaattgagcgAGAATATGttagtctttttaattttaattgtacaataaaaaaatattaaacttgttgaccaataatttttttgacatttcaCAATCttttcaatagtaaaaaaacttctttagccttgaagtaaaaaaaataattgagttgTTGCCAAAGGCATTTTAGGATTTTCACTTCTTaaactatagaaaaaatatgcatttacccttagaaaaaacaaaaggtcatTTATGTATTGAgaggtattttaatactttcATATTGATCTATTTGTTATTTCCAAGTTAATGAGTGGTATTTTAATaagttttcattgatttttattttatttttttatttgaaaaggtgATTATGCGTTATTGCGTTGGTGGCGTCCACGCTCTTTAGGCAGCGCATGTGACGCCACTGGTTGTCGAAACCTAGTCTTCCACCACGTCTTTAGAAGCACCACCATGTTCCCTTTCTCCTAGTATAGTGTGTGATGGTGGTTGATTGGCGGTTTATCGTTGGTCGgcgtttcttttttttcttccttcttgtcTTTATCTCCTAGAGTAAGTACATgtatgtccttttttttttctttttttttcaactctagTCTCTATATTTTGGATGACTTAATTTTGTCTTTGgaccttttataaaagttttttatgatTACAATTCAGtccttaaattataatttgtcatattttttttttcaattcgatccttattcttttgatttcttattttaacCCTTGGCTCTTCTATTagagttttattggtttttaatttttttcttcaattaatgtttatgttttttttttaatttaatcatccaatttaatttttttagatgccctagttttttttttttaatttcagtttttacccttattctcttatttttttttatgtggtcaatttttttctcgattACATCATTcggtgtttgatttgtttgagattagattttttcattttcctatTTTTCATGCTTTCGATTTAATCATATGGCTCATAAATTTTAAGTGTTAATGCGATTAGAAATCCTTTTttccctcattttcttttataagcTTATCATtctacattatttatttttgaaaaaatgatttgtggttatctttaatttctattcaatcggtttattttaatctcattacTTAGACCACGGGTTTTGCAAGTCTTTATtggatgatgttttttttaattaatttttggagattttttattctattttttaaaattattttatacataaaagttttgctttgtaaaaaaaatattttttttgaaataatatatcgAATATGTCATGgatatttttctcctttttattttattaacttagtttcatatgtttttttttatttttattatctttgatTGCTTTTAATAAACAAGTTTAGTGGATATAAACGAGTaaattatcttgatatacatccttctcttaatttttctaccttttcttttagttattattaacgatttatttatttatttatttgcatagATTATTATTAGATGTTTGGataaatgttttgatttacactttataattctttttatgtaaaaaaaaaattcaaaatagtCTTTGTACTCGAGTGTTTTTcgttttaaaatcaattacgACCCACTACAGAGCGCAAGTtagatcaaacttttatttccCTCtaattgcttttctttttcgcctttatttttgttagatgcttttttttcatgaaatcatCTCttgaacatttaatttatttgggaTTCGGCTTCATATGATCttattgttttatagttttttttgagaaaaatattgatttggtgATTAtccttaatttcttttctatgagTTTATTCCGATCCTATGATCCAAGTCACGAGTTTTGCATGTGATTTTTGAATATAAGggttttttagaattgttttgtttgtgtttgatttttcaagatattattctaattcatttataatttctttttatttatacaaataaagtttatttttcaaaatataaaatatttatttttaaataacattgcTGATTTGTTCGCCCTTGCATTATTTTTATAGGACAGGAGTGTATtctatcattttcatttttgtttatcttttagatcatgagttttttagaaagtggatttatcttttattaattaagtaaaCAATCAGTGAATGCCTTATTTTGTGTGATGGAATGCCTTGAtctatatttttctcttaattttctcaaattttttttggtcattgtcaatgattttttctcatttatttacacaaattattattaatttatttagttagataCTTGCATTGGCTTTTCAAtttacactttatttttttatgttgaaaaacacattgaaaattTTAGGTAGCATTTAATTAGTATCTTGTGATAAAAGAGacaaaaatatgtttagttgaagagataaaaatataaaaataaatttgttccTTGGTAATTTTAGAGGgagtttctatatttttaaaacaagaggTATAAAAAAGACATATCTTCTAagacaatgttttttattttttattcataaaatatcattgtaaaaaactctcaattctaaaattatcaaaCTATTATATGTATAGaacaaaatgattattattatagttttaaaacttaacttGGGGGTCGATCCGGAGCATGACCTAGATCACAAGTCGAAAGGATCAACTTGGATTGACTTGGAtcaacataagaataaaaatgattattatcataattttaaaacccaactaGGGGCTGACCTAAGGCAAAGGCTAGGGCATGGATTTGAAGAGTCAATTCATGTTGACgaggttaatataaaaataaaaatggttattatcagAGTTTCAAAACCCGACTTGAGAATTAACTTGGGGCAAGTTCTGGATCACGGGTCGGAAGTCAACCTAGGTTGACTCGTGTCAATGTATAAATAAAagtagttattatcataattttaaaactcaatctgGGAATTGAACCAAGACAAGGTCCGGGGTCAAGATGACAATCTAGATTAacccaaaatctttttttaaaaaaataacaatcaaagtaacattgttttcataaaaaaaaaagaattttaaaaagtaaacatGTTTTTGACTTACGTTTTATCCCAAGTCGATTCAGGTTTTTACCAGATCAGATCGAGTCAATTCTTCCTCTACTTTTTTAAACTTGGACTGATCCAGGTCTTAAATCAACTTGTCAGGTCAGTTtggattttataactataattattataattttattaatttcaacactcaatataaactaaaataaaaagataataattagaataaaatatatatattattttattttattttaatttgtttttttctatcccGTAAATGTTATTTCTATTGTATGTATAATTTCTGTCAGCCACGTTATCAGAGCTGCTCGAAGAGTTGCTTTGTTATGAGAGTTCCTCCAAACCTTAGGCTGATGGAATTGCTTTGTTATTAGAGGTTGTTTTTTTACATGCACAACCTTGGCAGCCTGAAAATGTACATGCACCATGCGCTGATAGTGAAAACTAGTTTATCATGAATTGGGATAGTAACAATAAGAGatagaagcaaaaacaaaacatgctaTGATAATTTTTAGAGTTCAACCAATCATGAATTGCAGGACATGATTCAGTGTATGAACTCCATGGACATTGGATCTTGATTCAGAGAAAAGTttggttctttttgtttttacaatgaTTAGATTCTTCCTGGATATAACTACACTAAAAGGACCTATTCGACCTGAAGCTTGTTTCCTGCTTTTGTTCTTCTGGAGAGCTCCCTAGAGGTAAGAAATGATGCCCCAGAGAGATAAAACAAGAGAAAGTCCTTTTTTTGACATGAAATTTCTCACGGTGGATAACAAACAACAGCTAAAGTCCCTGTCATTTGCAGCAGGGCAGCCAGTGTAATAGCATGCATGGAACAACGCAAACCAACTGCGGGAAGAAACATAGCTATAAGAGGGCACTGCAGACACGAAGCACATAATATTCTGCTTTCCTGAGCTCCACTGTCTACATAACAAGCAAGAGTGAGCTGGTCTTAAGACCTTAAGACCGACCCACTTCTTATATTTTACAAGAAGTCTTTATTTTGATTACAATCACATTCTTCATCCATTCATTTTCGCATTCATGAAATCACAGAAGTATCATTATTACTTTCATGGTTTGGTACACACACAGAAGCAGTAGCTAAACTGCTGGAATTCGAACCCGATCCAAGCAAGATTTCCCATCCAGCTTGTTGCTTTGCTGGAGTTCCAGGTAGTCTTTGTATTTCATGCCAACGTATGCTGCTGGCTCATTGCCTTTACTGCTCACTAATAACTCTGGTGCTGGGCTAACGACTGAGTCTAGTGATGGTCCATGTGCCATAGCTATGGATATCCTTGTAGCCTTCCTGTTCACCATTGCTCGGTGCAGAACACTCTTGTACCTTCCATTGCTCAAAATCtactaacaaaaaaacaagaacttcACATTTTTAACAGGATTATTAAGCCTTAGGAATCTTGGATCGACTCCAAGCCTAATTGTGATAAAGGATAACATGACCAGGAAGTCAGAATGCACCTCGAGGTGATCTCCAGTGTTAACCAGGAAGGAGTTGGGGAGGGCACCGACATCGACCCACTTCCCTTTGTGCTGAATTTGAAGGCCACCAATTCCATTTTGGATTAGGAGTGTCAAAAATCCATGATCTGAATGAGGGGGCATGCCCATTGCAAGCTCTGGCTGTGGACAAGTTGGATACAAGTTtgcaataaatatttgtttcccCAGTTCCAAATTCAGTGCCTTGTCTATATAGCTTCCTTCCAATCCCAAACTTTCTGATATTCCTTTCAGTAACCCCCTTGCTACTTCTCTAACTCTTTGGGAGTACTCTAATGAAATCTCACTGCATAAAAAAAGATCCAACcaaaaacttaaaattctaTAAGATTAAGATCCCTCTACTTTAATCATGAATTTTCTCACAAGATTCTGTCTTatctcaaaagaaaaggaatatctTTTCACCTTTGAATTCACTTGAAAGGAACACGCATTAGAACTAAAAGCTACTAATGAAGGGGGTGATGATCGTTTTATTTACCTGAGGCCAGCAGGTTTGGTAGGTGAGTAGAACACAGGATGTACAAAGACCTTGAGAAAATCCCTCCAATAGAAAGCCTTTTCCACTGAAACATTGAAGCTGGTGCCAGACCTTATTGGGTCCAATACATGGTTCCCTTTAAACTCTTGCTTCTCCTCTTCTGGCAGATCAAAAAAACCTTTACACCCATCAAGTATCGAGCTGAGAAGGTTCTCCGGCACCCCATGATTGATCAcctaataattaagaaatatgAAGGCTGAAAGTTTCTTTTATGttataaatcaaagaaaaacaaccTAGTTC encodes:
- the LOC133670724 gene encoding 2-oxoglutarate-dependent dioxygenase 19-like, producing the protein MAAETASLLPSQAFPSQPTKITSIKTLAESPGLTSIPATYTFTPDLHDHVTCVPEGSSIPVIDYSLLISGTPDQRSKIVHELGRACQDWGFFMVINHGVPENLLSSILDGCKGFFDLPEEEKQEFKGNHVLDPIRSGTSFNVSVEKAFYWRDFLKVFVHPVFYSPTKPAGLSEISLEYSQRVREVARGLLKGISESLGLEGSYIDKALNLELGKQIFIANLYPTCPQPELAMGMPPHSDHGFLTLLIQNGIGGLQIQHKGKWVDVGALPNSFLVNTGDHLEILSNGRYKSVLHRAMVNRKATRISIAMAHGPSLDSVVSPAPELLVSSKGNEPAAYVGMKYKDYLELQQSNKLDGKSCLDRVRIPAV